The following coding sequences are from one Lysinibacillus sp. FSL W8-0992 window:
- the rpsG gene encoding 30S ribosomal protein S7, protein MPRKGPVSKRDVLPDPIYNSKLVTRLINKMMVDGKRGTSQKILYGAFELVKERSGENPIEVFEAALNNVMPVLEVRARRVGGSNYQVPVEVRPERRTTLGLRYLVNYSRLRGEKTMEERLANEILDASNNTGASVKKREDMHKMAEANKAFAHYRW, encoded by the coding sequence ATGCCTCGTAAAGGTCCTGTTTCCAAACGTGACGTGTTACCAGATCCAATTTATAATTCAAAACTAGTAACTCGTTTAATCAATAAAATGATGGTTGATGGTAAAAGAGGTACTTCTCAAAAGATTTTATACGGTGCGTTCGAACTAGTTAAAGAACGTTCTGGTGAAAATCCAATCGAAGTATTCGAAGCTGCTCTAAACAACGTAATGCCAGTTCTTGAAGTACGTGCTCGCCGTGTTGGTGGTTCTAACTACCAAGTACCGGTTGAAGTTCGTCCAGAACGCCGTACAACTTTAGGTCTTCGTTACCTAGTTAACTATTCTCGTCTTCGTGGTGAAAAAACTATGGAAGAGCGTTTAGCTAACGAAATTCTAGATGCTTCTAACAACACTGGTGCATCAGTTAAAAAACGTGAAGATATGCACAAAATGGCAGAAGCGAACAAAGCATTCGCACACTACCGTTGGTAA